The Fibrobacter sp. UWEL nucleotide sequence TTTTAGAAGTCAAGCGAGCTTCGCCCTCCAAGGGGGACATTGCCCCGGACTTGGTTCCTGCGGATTTGGCATGCACTTACGCCGCCGCCGGCGCACAGGCAATTTCTGTACTTACAGAAACCAACTACTTCAAGGGAACTTTGGCTGACTTGATTACGGTGGCCAAGGCCGTGGATAATGGCGATGGTACCAAGAAGTGTGCCGTGCTCCGCAAGGACTTCTTGCTGTTCGAAGATGAAATCGATATCGCCTTCCGTTGCGGTGCCGATGCCGTACTTTTGATTGCACGAATTCTGGAAGACGAACAGCTGGTGAAGATGGCCAAGCGCGCCCAGAGTTTTGAAATGCAGGCATTCGTAGAAGTCCGTGAACCGGATGATTTGAGAAAGTTGAACTTGGTGCTGGAAGCCTTGGGCGAAAGCGCAGAAAAGACCATCGTCGCAGGCGTCAACAGTCGCGATCTGGCCACCTTCCACATCGACCCCATGGTTCCTGCGGCAATCCGCAACAAGTTGCCGGCAAAGGCTGTTTTTGAAAGCGGAGTCCACACTCCTGCAGATGCCGCATTCGCCCGCAGCCTGGGCTTCAAGGGAATTCTCGTTGGCGAAGCCGTGGCAAAGAACCCGCCGCTGGCCGCCAAGCTGGTAAAGGCATTTGGCGATGCCGACGAAAACCGCCGCGGTGACTTCTGGAAGATTTTCGCAGAACGTCGTGACGCCAAGCGCTCCGCCTACGCAGCAGCTATGGCAGAAGCGGGAATTGAAAATGCAGCAGCCAAGGCCGCAAAGATTCCTATGGTCAAGATCTGCGGAATCACTCGCGAAGAAGACGGCTTTGCCGCCGCCGAAATGTGTGCCGATTTGCTGGGCTTTGTTTTCAGCAACACCAAGCGTTTGACCAACGAAAACTTTGTTCGTAATTTCACTCAGTTGCTCCGTAACGAATACGCCGCCGAAGGCCGCACTTGTCCCCTGTTCGTAGGCGTCATTACCGAGACCACAACAGAAGAAGGCAAGACCGCCATTAAACTTGCCGCCGAAGGCATCCTGGACGCAGTGCAGTTCCACGGCGTGGCCGCCCCCGCTTTTGACTCAAATTGTCATCCTCGCGAAGGCGAGGATCTAGCAGCCAGATCCCCGGTCGAGCCGGGGATGACAAACGCAGGCTTACCGAGTTTGACATCTGCTCTTCCCTGCTACAACGCTCTCCGCATCGGTGAAGAAGCCGACTTCGACAACTTCGCACTCATTCGCAA carries:
- a CDS encoding bifunctional indole-3-glycerol phosphate synthase/phosphoribosylanthranilate isomerase — its product is MSEDILKKIVDRRRADIERLGLTFGFDIPEKRTVGRCEFLGRPGPILEVKRASPSKGDIAPDLVPADLACTYAAAGAQAISVLTETNYFKGTLADLITVAKAVDNGDGTKKCAVLRKDFLLFEDEIDIAFRCGADAVLLIARILEDEQLVKMAKRAQSFEMQAFVEVREPDDLRKLNLVLEALGESAEKTIVAGVNSRDLATFHIDPMVPAAIRNKLPAKAVFESGVHTPADAAFARSLGFKGILVGEAVAKNPPLAAKLVKAFGDADENRRGDFWKIFAERRDAKRSAYAAAMAEAGIENAAAKAAKIPMVKICGITREEDGFAAAEMCADLLGFVFSNTKRLTNENFVRNFTQLLRNEYAAEGRTCPLFVGVITETTTEEGKTAIKLAAEGILDAVQFHGVAAPAFDSNCHPREGEDLAARSPVEPGMTNAGLPSLTSALPCYNALRIGEEADFDNFALIRKNGEPRVLLDAKVEGVPGGSGKRIPEELLRAKAGETPFWLAGGITPENVSDILAKFSPELVDVSSGVEDAPGIKNVEKMQQLFAAING